A single window of Persephonella sp. DNA harbors:
- a CDS encoding deoxyribonuclease IV, with protein sequence MVKIGTHVSSAKSLDLVFDRGKEIGADTIQFFVSSPRSWAWKERTEEEKTLFLQKREETGIQPVVVHASYLFNLASADENLRKKSINGVINELKLCEELRIDYYVIHAGKAKGQPEEQAIQNIIESLKIVFSEVQLKNTTFLFETLAGQKGEIGKTTDEIVALMEPFPNIKTGVCLDTCHLYSAGYKINEEEKFFEYKEELKEKIGLEKVKVIHCNDSKTPFNSRRDRHEHIGEGSIGLKGFELFLNDEYFKNLPFILETPKEGDWDLINMERLKNLIKAPVAQ encoded by the coding sequence ATGGTAAAAATCGGAACTCATGTATCATCTGCAAAATCTTTAGATTTGGTTTTTGATAGAGGTAAAGAAATAGGAGCAGATACAATACAATTTTTTGTATCTTCTCCACGTTCATGGGCCTGGAAGGAAAGAACAGAAGAAGAAAAAACTTTATTTTTGCAAAAAAGAGAAGAAACAGGTATACAACCTGTTGTTGTTCATGCTTCTTATCTTTTTAACCTTGCTTCTGCAGATGAAAATCTCAGAAAAAAATCTATTAATGGTGTGATAAATGAGTTGAAACTGTGCGAAGAGCTTAGAATAGATTACTATGTGATACATGCAGGTAAGGCAAAAGGGCAACCTGAAGAACAAGCTATACAAAATATAATAGAAAGTCTAAAGATAGTATTTTCTGAAGTGCAGCTGAAAAACACCACCTTTCTCTTTGAAACTCTTGCTGGCCAGAAAGGAGAAATAGGAAAAACAACAGACGAGATAGTAGCACTTATGGAGCCTTTTCCTAACATAAAAACAGGTGTGTGTCTTGATACCTGCCATCTATACTCGGCTGGATACAAAATAAATGAGGAAGAAAAGTTTTTTGAATATAAAGAAGAACTAAAAGAGAAAATCGGACTTGAAAAAGTAAAAGTAATCCATTGTAATGATTCAAAAACACCTTTCAACTCCCGTAGAGATAGACATGAGCACATTGGAGAAGGTTCTATCGGTTTAAAAGGATTTGAATTATTTCTAAATGATGAATATTTTAAAAATCTTCCATTTATACTGGAAACACCGAAAGAAGGAGATTGGGATTTAATAAATATGGAAAGATTAAAAAATCTTATAAAAGCGCCCGTAGCTCAGTAG
- a CDS encoding MBL fold metallo-hydrolase: MIKILTVGPLEENTIIIADESTGEAVVVDPGSEGQRIEKELEKYKLRYILATHGHLDHVGQVGYLKTKYNVPFLMNEKDIFLINNDIFPGFAQMVEAVQCPEPDKTIKEENIISFGKFSLKVIATPGHTPGSVCFYDEKNKFIITGDTLFKGSIGRTDLPGGNPEDMVKSLEKLKQLPDDVKVYPGHGEPTTIGAEKKTNPYITGVFRVRTW; the protein is encoded by the coding sequence ATGATAAAAATCCTGACTGTTGGTCCCCTTGAGGAAAATACAATAATTATTGCTGATGAATCTACAGGAGAAGCTGTTGTTGTAGACCCTGGGTCTGAAGGCCAAAGAATAGAAAAAGAGCTTGAAAAATACAAGCTTAGATATATACTTGCTACCCATGGCCATTTAGACCATGTTGGACAGGTAGGATATTTGAAAACCAAATATAATGTTCCTTTTTTAATGAATGAAAAAGATATATTTTTAATCAATAATGATATCTTTCCTGGTTTTGCTCAGATGGTAGAAGCAGTTCAATGCCCTGAACCTGACAAAACCATAAAGGAAGAGAATATTATTTCTTTTGGAAAATTTTCCCTAAAAGTAATTGCAACTCCCGGGCATACACCGGGAAGCGTATGTTTTTACGATGAAAAGAACAAGTTCATAATTACAGGTGATACCTTGTTCAAAGGTAGTATAGGTAGAACAGATTTACCCGGTGGAAATCCTGAAGATATGGTTAAATCACTTGAGAAATTGAAACAATTACCGGATGATGTAAAGGTTTATCCGGGACATGGTGAACCAACCACAATAGGCGCTGAGAAAAAAACAAATCCGTATATAACAGGCGTATTTAGGGTAAGAACATGGTAA